A stretch of DNA from Cryptomeria japonica chromosome 4, Sugi_1.0, whole genome shotgun sequence:
tccttttaagggagatgttgaattatgactaaaaattgaatgattatacctccttgtgaagttttgtttaccTCCACATAGAATTAAGGTtccatgaaataggatgtagatctccacttcaatgcttgaaccttgactttattgttgctccaaggcttgaaggaagattgaaaatgttcaattgctcttgaatgcttgaataattGATTTCTTGATGTTGTATGTGTGCTCTTTCTAATTgatggatgttcaaatgagaggggaaaacctctttATATACTTGTTTGTTGAGAAAATTAGCTAATTTTTCAACATGAGCCAACACGAAGAGGGAAAtctcactcaaatttgaaatgtgaaaaagggtttaaagagggcccattttagggaggaccatggcgccacacCCCTGATGCTGCCCTATTTTAGGTCAAGATCAAGGTGTATGTCAAGtgcaaaatcaaagtttttgatgtttgtgatttgtatgagcataatcaagtcttcaatcagggccaaggggcgcaaacactaaagtgaagacccaaatgcggttgaaattgcaaggggtgcaattttaggatgctacacttctaATTCCTACAAAGCTATAATGTCCATTCAACAATTTTTATAAAAATGGGTGCTAATCTAGGCACTATTTCAACAAAGAAATCAAATTCTCTCTTACGAAGCATCCCATAAAGCTTCTTAAGGAAGATATCCTTAAATTATTTCAACACTGAGGGGCTAATAACAACTAGTCATGTGACAACATGCCAATTTTGATAGTTTTGATCAATGCCTATAAGGGGACCATGATTTACATATTTTGAGATGTATTGATTCATACAATGTATTATGATGGATATGATTAAGTATGACGGAAAATATTATGTACATGAACTCTATTAttcttttgatatatatagatggagattgttggtaatatgctattgttttgattttgaCGATTATGTTTTTGTATGATTTATGTGATTCATATGATTATggtgatgattatgattatgtgatgttaggattaggattaggattatgattatgattatgtggtGCCTGTGTGAATCACATTAACATGTGCAATGCATGATGCATGTATTTATATCCATATATCAGTTTATTATGTGTGATGCAAGAGGAGACTATGTGTAATATGCAAGAGTATGCCAATGTGAGTTTGATGATTATGTATAAAGAGGAGACTATGTGTAATATGCAAGAGTATGCCAATATGAGTTTGATGATTATGTATAAATATTAAGATGTATGATTTATGGATGAATTGGATGTATGTGTATTTATAATTATGGATAATGCATAAATGGATTCTAAAATGAATCTTTAATACATATAATGCAACCtaataaataacaaaatgaatgcACGTGATAATAAAATAGATTAACAAGTCTATATTATGCATGTTAGATGATATTGGATAATAAAAGCTAAAATGGGTAAtgataaaatgaataaaatgtgTTTAATGTCAATAGGTAATAATAGGTGAATACAAAGATGAAcctaaaatgaatctaaatgcaactAATGAGATTAGAATAAGATGAATAATATATGACAATTGAATAGGGACTAACAACTACATATTATGAACACTAAGAAGAAAGTGGATCCATTTACATCCATTTAGTGATCGCCTAGGCTAACACCAACTTTTCCAATATAACTTGGCCACCAAACACACTAGTTTGTTTGGGCCTTATGATATCTTGAGTAATGTGTTTGATTCTTTGAGTAATGTGTTTGATTCTTCTAACCAATGTGTTCTTCTAACCAAAGCGTTTATAATTATCTTATATGATGTCTTAAGTGGGGTGATAGGAGACCAACCATTTACTATGTTTTTTGTTTTCcctttaatataattttaaataacCCCTAGTTAATAGCTATAATGATCCAATTTTAATTCCttcaaaataaacattataaaagcTTCCATTAGTATGAATTCGAGCACCTTTTCCCTTATAAACAACAAGTTTTTGAAGTAGATTTTGTATACGATCAACAAACTATTAGGGGTGAGAGCTATAGAGCTTATTTTCTAGGAGCATTCTATCATGTTCAAGTTATCCTTTGCGATAAACAGGATAAGCTTTTCTAGCCACAACTGATAGGGTGTTCCACCGAGTTAAAGTCACCTTCAAGCACCCCATCTACAATTGAAAGATCGAGATATTGTGCTATGCAACATGTGGTTAATAGGTATAAAATTGGAAGATAATTATTTTGTGTGACCGAAGTTTTTTGCTTTTCAAATTGTAGAATTacaaagataaaattaaaaaaatattacacTGATATTTTAGAATTACTAAAAATGATTCATACAATCATGTCCATGACCTAACGGCCAAATAAATCGAGGATAAATATTACATCAAAGTGTTTGGCTTCAGCGGCCTCAACTAAAATCACTGCTGAAAATCCTTCCATTATTCTTCTGCAACAAGCCGGATACTCAAACCCTAAACAACCAGCAAaccctaaaataaaataaaattacatccAAAGGAAAGCATGACAGCGACGGTTTCACTTAGTGATGGCATAGATTGCATAAATAATTCCTGGCAAGTAGCCAAGAATTGTGAGCAGCAAGCATATCCAGAACTCCACCTGCAAAATCAATCAGTCCAGAAAACAAAAATTACTAAAATTTTCAGATCAGATCTTTAAAATCACAAAAGGAAAGAAAGAAACGAGCTTAAGAGGTAGTTATTGTTACatgacagccaaatttcaggaagACTCCCAAGGGAGGCAAGATGATGGCCAAAATGATGTCAACGCAATTCGCAGTGCCTTCCCTCATGATTTCTCTGATAACAATACCGCAGCACAAACAGACAGAAGAGCTCAAAACAGAGAACAGAGCACAGAAATCACAGAACAGAACACAGAGCACTAAAAGGCTGTTTTGTGTTTAGTGAGAGCTtgtggaaatgcagagcaaaactCTCTTTATAAAGCTTGTCACAAGTGCGACCGACACGTGCCATTAAATGCAGACCACGTTGAAAACGGAAATAACGCTTCATTGCAACCTGGAATAAGTGACCGGTGAACCGTCTTCTCCAATGTTAGAGACGTGGTTAGTAAGAAAAAGGGAAATAAAAAGGTTTTGTTTAGCTGGAAAGCTTGCGTGACCAACTTGTCAGCTATTTTAGCGTTGCGACAAAACAAGCGATTCTAGAGGAGGTAATATGCTGTGACAGCTtgtaatatatcataaaaaatgatTTAACGCAAAAAGGTTTCATGGAAGGACAGGTGGCGGTGGACAATGTGCAGTGTTTTGGAAAGTTAAGATTCCACCATGAGGTCAGTGCCACGTTGGATGTATGTAGTAAAGGGAAAGCGTGTTTTTTCACCTGTTTTTAGTGTTTAGAAAGGAGTTCCCATGCTTTTGGGATATGGACTAGGACTAGGGCCTTTATTTCAACTTCTTTCCTCATGTGCAAGTTACCACTTTGCTTTGGGCTTTTCTTCCCCCATGTGAATTTCTTTTAGTTTTCTTGGATAATTGGATCCTTCTTTCACTTCActcaatttatatatattttttattggaaagaaagaaaggaag
This window harbors:
- the LOC131029464 gene encoding hydrophobic protein LTI6B; its protein translation is MREGTANCVDIILAIILPPLGVFLKFGCHVEFWICLLLTILGYLPGIIYAIYAITK